The genomic region CACCAAGCTGTCTGCAGAAAACCGGAACCTGACATCACAAAACGCCAAGCTGTCTGCAGAAAACCAGAACCTGACATCACAAAACACCAAGCTGTCTGCAGAAAACCAGAACCTGACATCACAAAACAATCAGCTGGAGACACAGAGGAGGATGGAGAATGAACTCAACGTCAGTCGAGCTCAGTGGAGCATTGATGCCTACTGCCCAAAACCACAAAACCAAAGTATGTTCAGATCCCATAATTAAGAGTAAAAATAatcaattataataataatatcacaaTGCAGTAACAATGTTTATCGGTTGGTCTCTGTTGTTTCAGACAGACAGTGTAAAGCTTGTCAGGATGGCTGGTTACCCTCCCAGTCCAGCTGCCATGAGATTAATAACCCTGATGTTCCTGGTAAGAAAACCTGGGAAAAAGCTCGAGAAAACTGCAGAGGAAAGATTTCAGATTTGGTTGTTATAGTTGATGAAACGGAGAAGGTAATGagaaaactgaacattttatgACAGTctgtatgaaataaaaatatattctcTGTAGGTCTGAACACACTGAGTCTGTAGGCCACAGTGTGTTAATTTAAGTATAGTGTTTAAATATCTGataactgtctctctgttgtcagACATTCATCAGTAATAACAGTTGGGGCAGTTCAGGAACCAATGGATACTGGATTGGtctgagagctgaagatgggaaATGGAAGTGGGTCGATGGAAGTGTTCTGACTGAAAAGTAAGAGACACattcataaacattttgaaGCATAAAATCTATCAGCCTGCATCTAAACATCATGTTCTTCCCTCAGCTCCTGGATACAACAACCTGCTACCAACGGTCAGTGTGTAATTTCTGTAGAGAAAGAAGGATGGAAATCAGTGAGCTGTGGTGCCAGAAACAGATGGATCTGCAAAAAGAAGGCTTTATCTCTTTAAACACTGCAGTCATACTTGAGAAGGTTACTGGGGACTCTGTAAAGATTCATTACATGGAAGATAATATCAACTGGATTATAAAAATTAAAGTATGAAGACTTCTACTACACAgattatttctttcaaaaacaatgcgtgtgtttaaaaacaaaagggaattgttttagtgttgtgtgttgtgtgtgcaaaaaaaaaagacagtcagATCCAATGTGTACGTGCAGTTAGATGCTGGATTATATCGGTACTGTGAGTCTGACTACTGACACCAGCATTTAGGAAAATACAGTCACTGACCTAAAGAGAAACTAAagtgttaattattaataacttggatgtgcttttcttcttctttgttagAGATGTAGAGCTTATGATTTGTGTATCAGCAGATGGATGAAAGGGACCAACAAGACCAGTTTCCTGTTTCCTGaatgtgacattttacattGTTTCTCCTGATTGGCCAACAGGTGCATTATTTGTTCTCAAGAGAATGTTCCAGTGTTTGGTTACTTTTTGTATTCTGGcgtatatattatttatacaagTGATGGTTAagttgtgtctctttgttttacTTGTTTCAAAGCAATCATTAGGTTGGgataaataatatgatattgtaatattttgtgATAAGTTCtaatattttctgttctgttactGATGCACAggtgctttctttctttcttgcaggTCAAACTTTGGCCTCTTTATGGCAGTTTGACTCTGAAATGATGCTGCATGTGTTAATGTTGCtgagtttgtgttaaaaagacaaagactgTACTTTGGTACACATTGTTTCTTCCCAGCTGTGACACTGACGCTGTTCATGATGAGGATACATGAAACACATCACTGATTCCTCCTGTGTATAAAAtagcttttacatttttaggAGGACAGTATGTTTTTCTCCTTAGTTAGATATAATATGTCAGATGTTTGATTTTAGTTTTGTAATATAGCAGGTAATCACTGGTATCTCTGGTGATGCTCTTGTTATTGTTATACTTTCATATCTTGAGTTACCCTGTGACTGCAAAACATTTGCTTACAACTTAGTTTTGTGAGGAACAGCTCTAACACAGAGCTCCCCCTAAaatttgtgtacata from Micropterus dolomieu isolate WLL.071019.BEF.003 ecotype Adirondacks linkage group LG03, ASM2129224v1, whole genome shotgun sequence harbors:
- the LOC123967663 gene encoding C-type lectin domain family 10 member A-like — translated: MNRKPLKATAVAVCWVILSVIMALRIYFTSVISEHNAKLSAENQNLTSQNTKLSAENQNLTSQNTKLSAENRNLTSQNAKLSAENQNLTSQNTKLSAENQNLTSQNNQLETQRRMENELNVSRAQWSIDAYCPKPQNQNRQCKACQDGWLPSQSSCHEINNPDVPGKKTWEKARENCRGKISDLVVIVDETEKTFISNNSWGSSGTNGYWIGLRAEDGKWKWVDGSVLTENSWIQQPATNGQCVISVEKEGWKSVSCGARNRWICKKKALSL